The segment CAAGCAATCAAAACAAGTTTTGCGGATTACATCATTTTTACTGATAGCGACTGCATCCCTTCGCAGAACTTCATTTCAGATCATAGAAATTTGGCTTCAAAGACAACCGTAACTATCGGTGTAAGAGCTTATATTAAAAAAGATTTATCAGAAGCTTTTCGTCACAGCGCTATCTCTATTGATAAACTTTCCAATATCCCTTGGTTATTATTTAAATCAATGATTGGTGAAGTTTCGAAAGTTGAACAAATTATTAATTATCCAAGCTTTATTCTCAAGCCTATCGCAAAAGCTAAACCTATCTTATCTCAATTTGGTTCTAACATGGCAGTAAATATAGAGGCATTATTTAAGATAAATGGTTTTGATGAAGACTTTGAAGGATGGGGATACGAAGATACAGATCTATTATATCGTCTTGATAAGTTAGGCTTAAATTTTATCGGCACCATTGGTAGATGTAGGCAATTTCACCTAGATCATAAAATAAATGCGCGTAACCCTAATGGTGAAAAGCTATTTAGGCAAAAACAAAAAGACGGTAAAATTTTCTGTGACAACGGAATAAATAAAAAGGCCTAATATTAGGCCTTTCCCGATTACTTTTGGTAAAACTCGCGATACCAATCAACAAAAGCTTTTACACCTTCTTTGACTTTCACCTCAGGTTTATAGCCAGTTGCTTTAAATAAATCTTCTGTATCTGCGTAAGTCATGTAAACATCGCCCGGTTGCATGTCCATGAAGTTTTTCTTCGCTTCGATACCTAAAGCCTCTTCCAACGCTTCAATA is part of the Photobacterium angustum genome and harbors:
- a CDS encoding glycosyltransferase; protein product: MKIEVIMSAYNNVRDLELVLDGYLNQLDNDFSLCIADDGSTHEVTDLIKKYSQSSLTIRHVWHEDKGFRKAKILNQAIKTSFADYIIFTDSDCIPSQNFISDHRNLASKTTVTIGVRAYIKKDLSEAFRHSAISIDKLSNIPWLLFKSMIGEVSKVEQIINYPSFILKPIAKAKPILSQFGSNMAVNIEALFKINGFDEDFEGWGYEDTDLLYRLDKLGLNFIGTIGRCRQFHLDHKINARNPNGEKLFRQKQKDGKIFCDNGINKKA